One window of Flavobacteriales bacterium genomic DNA carries:
- a CDS encoding ion transporter, translated as MSVDGKLNKSGLNSWQLKMHEIIYEADTPMGKLFDVCLLWAIIASLLVVMLESVESIRVEYGSALRLTELFFTLLFTIEYVLRVISVEKPFKYMFSFMGLVDILSIMPTYLSFFVSGPQFLIVIRSVRLLRVFRIFKLARYISEAHILIQALKASKAKITVFLGAVLTLSVIMGTIMYIIESSESGFTSIPRSIYWAIVTLTTVGYGDIAPVTVLGQAVASFIMILGYSVIAVPTGIVSAELSRDFPKQITSQSCIHCSKEGHDVDAEYCKYCGETLNEQNER; from the coding sequence CTATGGGGAAGCTGTTTGATGTGTGTTTATTGTGGGCTATAATTGCCAGTTTATTGGTAGTGATGCTCGAAAGTGTCGAAAGCATAAGGGTGGAATACGGCAGTGCTTTACGACTTACTGAGCTTTTCTTTACCCTTCTTTTTACAATTGAGTATGTCTTAAGAGTTATCTCGGTAGAGAAGCCGTTTAAGTATATGTTTAGTTTTATGGGGCTAGTCGATATTCTTTCAATTATGCCAACATATTTGAGCTTTTTTGTAAGTGGGCCACAGTTTTTGATAGTCATTCGCTCGGTGCGCCTTCTAAGAGTGTTTCGGATTTTTAAATTAGCTAGATACATTAGTGAAGCACATATCTTAATCCAAGCATTAAAAGCTAGTAAAGCGAAAATTACAGTCTTTTTAGGAGCAGTATTAACATTATCGGTTATTATGGGAACCATTATGTATATAATAGAAAGTTCGGAAAGTGGATTCACTAGCATTCCAAGAAGTATCTATTGGGCTATTGTAACGTTAACTACAGTCGGTTATGGAGATATTGCACCGGTAACAGTGCTAGGACAAGCTGTAGCTTCTTTTATTATGATTCTTGGGTATAGTGTAATTGCTGTACCCACAGGAATTGTATCAGCTGAATTAAGTAGGGATTTCCCTAAGCAGATTACATCTCAATCATGCATACATTGTTCAAAGGAAGGGCATGACGTAGATGCTGAATATTGTAAATATTGCGGCGAGACTTTAAATGAGCAGAATGAAAGATGA
- a CDS encoding translation initiation factor: MSRMKDELNFAYSTDPSFNPGDEEKSEALENKDQNLKVALDRKNRKGKVVTVISGFIGTVDEMKLLEKKFKNKFGVGGSVKNGEIIIQGDYANNIIDILKSDGFNVKRI; this comes from the coding sequence ATGAGCAGAATGAAAGATGAATTAAATTTCGCTTACTCTACAGATCCTAGTTTTAATCCTGGAGATGAAGAGAAGTCCGAAGCGTTGGAGAATAAAGATCAGAATCTGAAAGTCGCTTTAGATAGAAAGAATCGAAAGGGAAAAGTAGTAACCGTGATATCTGGCTTTATCGGAACTGTAGATGAGATGAAGCTCCTTGAAAAGAAATTTAAAAATAAATTTGGGGTAGGTGGTTCAGTTAAAAATGGTGAGATAATAATACAAGGTGACTACGCCAATAATATTATTGATATTCTGAAATCGGACGGTTTTAATGTTAAACGAATCTGA